The Pirellulimonas nuda genome includes a region encoding these proteins:
- the pheA gene encoding prephenate dehydratase, with product MAKKSRPDEEAAPPDVRRQVAELDRQIAAAVGRRAELTRQAAADGGGVLERLEAKSLQDAAKLAGGLGAERIVAVFREVNAACRPSSPQCRIAYLGPEDTFSHIAAIHRFGAAADLTPVATIAAVFQEVESGAAGYGVVPMENSTDGRVSDTLECFSRSPVRICGELPLRVHHCLLGTGKRADVRRVFSKPQALSQCRNWLAQHLPQAQGQPVASTAEAAAMAAKDPAAAAIASRQAGQRLGLRLLAEDIEDQKDNITRFAIIAPRPAEKTGADKTALMFETPHEPGALADAMAVFKRKGLNLTWIESFPVPGSRGRYLFFVELVGHQAEVRVRRAVEALQKKALMLEVLGSYAHAEPIG from the coding sequence ATGGCGAAGAAAAGTCGGCCCGATGAAGAAGCCGCGCCCCCGGACGTGCGGCGTCAGGTTGCGGAACTGGATCGGCAGATTGCCGCGGCGGTCGGAAGGCGCGCGGAGCTCACCCGCCAGGCCGCGGCCGATGGCGGTGGGGTGCTCGAGCGGCTCGAGGCCAAGTCGCTGCAGGACGCCGCCAAGCTCGCCGGCGGGCTCGGCGCCGAGCGGATCGTGGCGGTCTTTCGCGAGGTGAACGCGGCCTGCAGGCCCTCGTCGCCCCAGTGCCGGATCGCCTACTTGGGGCCCGAGGACACGTTTAGCCACATCGCGGCCATCCACCGGTTCGGCGCCGCGGCCGACCTGACGCCGGTGGCGACCATCGCCGCGGTGTTCCAGGAGGTGGAGTCGGGCGCGGCCGGGTACGGCGTCGTGCCGATGGAAAACTCAACGGACGGCCGGGTCAGCGACACGCTGGAGTGCTTCAGCCGCTCGCCCGTGCGGATCTGTGGCGAGCTGCCCCTGCGCGTGCACCACTGTTTGCTGGGGACCGGCAAGCGGGCAGACGTGCGACGCGTGTTCAGCAAGCCGCAGGCCCTCTCCCAGTGCCGCAACTGGCTGGCCCAGCACCTGCCCCAGGCGCAGGGGCAGCCGGTCGCTAGCACCGCGGAAGCAGCCGCCATGGCGGCCAAGGACCCCGCCGCGGCCGCCATCGCCAGCCGGCAGGCGGGCCAGCGGCTCGGGCTGCGGCTGCTGGCAGAGGATATTGAGGACCAGAAGGACAACATCACCCGGTTCGCGATCATCGCCCCGCGGCCCGCGGAGAAGACCGGCGCCGACAAGACTGCGCTCATGTTCGAGACCCCCCACGAGCCGGGCGCCCTGGCCGACGCGATGGCGGTGTTCAAGCGCAAGGGGCTGAACCTGACCTGGATCGAGTCGTTCCCGGTCCCCGGCAGCCGGGGGCGGTACCTGTTTTTTGTCGAGCTGGTGGGGCACCAGGCGGAGGTGCGTGTGCGGAGGGCGGTCGAGGCCCTGCAGAAGAAGGCCCTGATGCTGGAAGTGCTGGGCTCCTATGCACATGCGGAGCCGATCGGCTAG